The nucleotide sequence ACAAGTATTGCGAGAGTTTTGTTTCGAGGGTGTAGATGAAGCAATAAACATTGCAGAAATTTCAATATCACAACAGCAAGTCCAAGAGTTTGTTCGAGACTTTAGTGGCGCATTTGATGATTGCTTAACCACGCCTAGAAAAGCCAAGCTGTACGGGAACACCTTAATGTTTTCTCTACCGATTCTGCAAGGAGAGGTAAACCCGGTAGATCTAATGCTTTTAGAGGGAATAAGAGTGTTTTGTCCTTCGCTATATGAAGTGCTTAGAGTAAATAAAGCTTTGTTTACTGGCACTTTTCGAGACAGCCAATACTCGAATAAGGATAAAGAAAAAGGTCATATCAAAAATTTAATAGACGGTGCACTTAGCTCTGGTAGAAACATTAACAAGGAAGGTTTCATTGATTTATTGAAAAGCATGTTTCCTAAACTTCAATCTGTTTACGGAAATATGAGCTATGGTTCAGACTGGTATGAAAAATGGAATAAAGGACAGAGAATTTGTTCTGACAATTATTACTCCAGATACTTTACCTATGCTATCCCAAGAGGTGATATTTCTGATAAAGCAATTCAGGAGTTAACTGATGATAGTGAAAAATGGGAAAAAACGTTCGATTTCGAAACCAACCCATTGAATCAAGTGTTAAACACTGCAACAGCCGAAACCTTGATTAAGAAGCTGAGACATAAAGCAGGTGAAATAAGCCCCGATGCTTCAATTGCTTTGGCTGTGGCTCTAGCTCAGAAGTGTGATGAATTTCCTAATCCTGAAGTTTTATATAACTGGTCTGTTCCTTTTTCTCAAGCGGCCATCCTTGTTAGCGATTTAATACAGAACTTAGATAAAAAAGCTCGAACAGATTTAGCAAAAACCTGTATTGATTCAGCACCTGTACTGGATTTTAAACTTGAAATATTTAGATGGCTAAAAAGAGAAGAGGAAGACAAGCCTGAAAAAGATGCTTTTTCTGAGTCCTGCATAGATGAAATTGGTAAGCACTTGGGATGCGTCGTTTCTAAGATACTTGAGGATAATAATGATGTAACCACATTAGCATCCAAGTCCATACCTACAATTTTCTATACATTGAATAAATTTGTTAGGAGTGACTATGTTAATGAATATGTGGCTAAATCAATATCAATAGAAGCTGAAACGCTTATCAGAATACTTGATTCATATGTTCCAACTGCGTGGGGGATGGAATCTGGCATCTCTCATAAGTCAGATTTCGAACGGGATCAATACAACAGCTTAACAAGTCAGTTAGACGCCTCAATAATAATGGATGCTATTCAAACCCACTTCCCTCAAGCAGTTAATAATTCTGATGATTTTCCAAGGATATACGATGAAGATGCAGAAAAAGGTGATATGTTTTTGAAGCAATTTGTTTGGCTACATCAATACGTATTAAATGAATCAGAGAAAAAAGGGGAGTCTGATGAAGGTGAATCACAAGCCTAACAAGGCAAATGTTCGGACTTGTAAAAGCTCCGGCTTCGCCTCCACTTTTACAAGCCGCACATTGCGGCGTTATGTTCTTAGAGGAAATTTATGGAACTGAAGGATTTTGTTCAAGAAAGTTTGCTTTCCATTATTGATGCGGTTCACGACGCTCAAGACAAGGCAATGGAAAAAGGCGCAATAATTAATCCAGGTGGCCTTACAAG is from Alteromonas australica and encodes:
- a CDS encoding KAP family P-loop NTPase fold protein; its protein translation is MEDKKNYSSDSPVNEKNQDRFSRWKFSERIAQVISRRSDPSSIVIGLYGIWGDGKTSVLNFIERSLQADENVICIKFNPWRFGTEDELLTGFFFDIAEALDAELIKTGDKLKDFLKKAAPGAGAIMGAKGAGDAVGSFILGPDINELKKRIERELESAKKRVLILIDDVDRLEKTEIHALFRLVKLTADFKYTSYILAFDKDVVASSLQDRYSSSAGDAGEAFLEKIIQVPLHLPTVEKQVLREFCFEGVDEAINIAEISISQQQVQEFVRDFSGAFDDCLTTPRKAKLYGNTLMFSLPILQGEVNPVDLMLLEGIRVFCPSLYEVLRVNKALFTGTFRDSQYSNKDKEKGHIKNLIDGALSSGRNINKEGFIDLLKSMFPKLQSVYGNMSYGSDWYEKWNKGQRICSDNYYSRYFTYAIPRGDISDKAIQELTDDSEKWEKTFDFETNPLNQVLNTATAETLIKKLRHKAGEISPDASIALAVALAQKCDEFPNPEVLYNWSVPFSQAAILVSDLIQNLDKKARTDLAKTCIDSAPVLDFKLEIFRWLKREEEDKPEKDAFSESCIDEIGKHLGCVVSKILEDNNDVTTLASKSIPTIFYTLNKFVRSDYVNEYVAKSISIEAETLIRILDSYVPTAWGMESGISHKSDFERDQYNSLTSQLDASIIMDAIQTHFPQAVNNSDDFPRIYDEDAEKGDMFLKQFVWLHQYVLNESEKKGESDEGESQA